One window from the genome of Maylandia zebra isolate NMK-2024a linkage group LG18, Mzebra_GT3a, whole genome shotgun sequence encodes:
- the LOC112430090 gene encoding uncharacterized protein LOC112430090, with the protein MSFPSSFPAQVAAIMDVLAKAAVAEITKLVEDGSLVLRLELSRREDENQELRASLKLIEAELKKAQEAAASTATEAKHTQTTAEELVLRTDKKEAQDMVAVSLQPKTAQNVTEESQNIWPVVKHEPEDEPANIETEDNTARTGVCFKAEQDDLMWPACSMFESNPVALQQHMQILPSDADQYSPQSNTESSYNSLLSTTEETAGAPVRAEVETHPACMGGIALESVHTKEFRCISPPAGSQGDCLRAEPLLPLPHVETAAAISASSNADAPNQSRDVFKAKRVMKVCRPNQKVYVCSLCNKSFSCLFQLEKHIATHQPSKRFRCLECGKSFTQKTRLRTHQSVHTGERPFSCKICGKMFSRQDNCLRHERFHSGLEPYSCRQCGKSFTALGNLKIHEEIHLQGR; encoded by the exons ATGTCTTTTCCCTCGTCGTTTCCTGCGCAGGTCGCAGCCATCATGGACGTCTTGGCGAAGGCGGCGGTGGCAGAAATCACGAAGCTGGTGGAAGACGGGAGTCTGGTCCTGCGCCTGGAGCTGAGTCGGAGGGAAGATGAGAATCAGGAGCTCCGAGCAAGTTTGAAGCTGATAGAGGCTGAGCTCAAGAAAGCTCAAGAAGCTGCCGCAAGCACAGCTACAGAAGCCAAACATACGCAGACTACAGCCGAGGAACTGGTGCTCCGAACGG ACAAAAAGGAAGCTCAGGACATGGTTGCAGTGTCTCTTCAACCAAAAACTGCCCAAAATGTGACAGAAGAGAGCCAAAACATCTGGCCAGTGGTGAAGCACGAGCCAGAGGATGAACCTGCTAACATCGAAACAGAAGACAACACGGCGAGAACAGGTGTTTGCTTCAAGGCAGAGCAGGATGACTTGATGTGGCCTGCTTGTAGCATGTTTGAGAGTAACCCTGTGGCGTTGCAGCAGCACATGCAGATCCTCCCCTCTGACGCTGATCAGTATTCTCCTCAGAGCAACACAGAAAGTTCCTATAATTCTTTACTGTCTACCACAGAGGAAACTGCAGGCGCGCCAGTGAGAGCGGAGGTAGAGACGCACCCCGCGTGTATGGGAGGCATCGCTTTAGAGTCTGTTCATACTAAAGAGTTCAGATGTATTTCACCCCCTGCAGGCAGTCAGGGTGACTGCTTGCGAGCTGAGCCGTTACTCCCTCTGCCTCACGTGGAAACAGCCGCAGCAATCTCAGCAAGTTCAAATGCTGACGCTCCTAACCAGAGTAGAGATGTCTTTAAAGCCAAAAGGGTGATGAAGGTGTGCAGACCTAATCAGAAAGTCTACGTCTGCTCTTTGTGCAACAAGAGTTTCTCGTGCCTGTTTCAATTGGAGAAACACATAGCCACCCACCAACCCTCCAAACGCTTCAGGTGCCTCGAGTGTGGGAAATCTTTCACCCAGAAGACCCGGCTGAGGACGCACCAAAGCGTGCACACCGGGGAGAGGCCGTTTAGTTGCAAAATCTGCGGTAAGATGTTTTCGAGGCAGGACAACTGCCTCAGACACGAGCGGTTCCACAGCGGGCTGGAGCCGTACAGCTGCAGGCAGTGCGGTAAAAGCTTCACGGCGCTTGGTAACCTCAAAATACATGAAGAGATCCACCTGCAAGGAAGATAG
- the si:dkeyp-68b7.12 gene encoding uncharacterized protein si:dkeyp-68b7.12 isoform X2 translates to MRRVRRKGGNKEKVFGCDLLEHLNTSGQEVPLVLRCCSEFVEHHGIVDGIYRLSGVSSNIQKLRGEFESDGNPELNKDLYLQDIHCVSSLCKAYFRELPNPLLTYQLYDKFAEAVAIQLEEERLVKIGDVLKELPAPHYRTLEFLMRHLVRMASYSSETNMHSRNLAIVWAPNLLRSKDIEATGFNGTAAFMEVRVQSIVVEFILTHVPQLFPDADISNERRKSLPSPSAFPNTEECLFRPVPTPACSYGNISPGDGPLPIRPYHAIIEGTDKRKGSLKGRKWMSIFNIGGRFPDPRRKHKPSTKAPEKERPALRPARSMDSLSSPSYPNEGTRRPGQRPPSTSMSPLVTTTPQAVSELPVSSGGLGASEYAVTYRRGTGLVSGGAGVQGTYTALDPEGLGLAGNDTVQSRSPGISTKAGRRAAMHITGPTMVTVPLHITSNLALGVLQGGGADRIIQRRDKNGGDKAGAEKAAKKVSRVMEWNVEETKKEEEEVKSEKEKSSAEDVETTEDSVAAGGAEEKTEKGAEEKGDEPKRQRAKSLLSNSEEDNKEMKVSETSELQPEDTQHEDNGEFNASDVLNSTEVAGDNQNMFGYIQDNFEFLDQMDCSGMDHMDCSVSYQVQEFSVEPPCHSDDEYESMAQVQTSPCPPEPQSRLRPGPQSPSESNPHRPLSLDLHSRHTKSLSLPYMTSPVHGPDESSSEDEAMGDDIGDNEYSSEEDESMFVKSLPPDFFLNTISGLEPETDGEESSPHDSVSVHYIESSEERDCQSLKTEHSACTETTTGEREQVEVNDREDKNGLDEKEMIEKQEETKVHQEGDQLENDVQSRETEEHLDIMKDTESEISSTTCCTEFPLPVTEDADESSTVAGTSVEEVKEVVEIAHSDCPSQEMMNQKETESTNHTRSCNGGGTTERDNKEGENGVICNEMEDMCEQFVLKIEESDKRMREETSEGKADREHDSSNEQDTQICGTHNDIWEELEDIVSEVIEDEEKAQSEREGDVGQEHLVKDEQDEEHGSKEMVEDDKEEAKKTEGMIEIDGEPVETAEGAPTSLEMQQEFNEDETQRETHEKMASKEDSQEHVTAEAFSDQPENESDGKQTADEQLETAPSEDNQFKEMGSDMKEGRESEKSDGPLEGVGSTLVSSQPKIYQVKAVPVVPPKPQHCRITALTIRQQQQQRERRDGDRGRDNTLRVPGEQDKDGDQSDEGSEKKESPKLRGDSREREVRRDRAEVRNSPLSMCFDEAVAIATMRREKERVREGEAEADALGK, encoded by the exons ATGAGGAGAGTTCGAAGAaaagggggcaacaaagagaagGTGTTTGGATGTGATCTGTTGGAGCATCTAAATACCTCTGGTCAAGAGG TTCCACTGGTGCTGCGATGCTGCAGTGAGTTTGTGGAGCATCATGGGATTGTTGATGGGATCTACAGGTTGTCTGGAGTGTCATCCAATATCCAGAAACTCAG GGGTGAGTTTGAGAGTGATGGAAATCCTGAACTGAACAAGGATTTGTACCTGCAGGACATCCACTGTGTCAGCTCTTTGTGTAAAGCTTATTTCAGAGAGCTGCCCAACCCTCTGCTCACATATCAGCTGTATGACAAATTTGCT GAAGCTGTGGCCATCCAGCTAGAGGAGGAGAGGCTAGTAAAGATCGGTGATGTCCTGAAAGAGCTACCAGCACCTCATTACAG GACTCTGGAGTTTCTCATGCGTCATCTTGTCAGAATGGCCTCGTATTCGTCAGAAACCAACATGCACTCCAGGAACCTGGCCATTGTCTGGGCCCCCAACCTGCTCAG GTCTAAAGACATTGAAGCGACAGGATTCAATGGCACTGCGGCCTTCATGGAGGTCAGGGTCCAGTCCATCGTGGTGGAGTTCATTCTCACACACGTCCCTCAGCTGTTTCCCGATGCAG ACATATCAAACGAGAGAAGGAAGTCCCTCCCATCCCCATCAGCATTCCCCAACACGGAGGAATGTTTATTCCGGCCTGTTCCCACCCCAGCTTGTAGCTATGGGAACATCAGTCCAGGAGATGGTCCACTTCCCATAAGACCTTACCATGCCATCATTGAAGGCACAGACAA GAGGAAAGGATCCCTTAAAGGCAGGAAGTGGATGTCCATCTTTAACATTGGAGGACGATTCCCGGATCCACGGCGAAAACACAAACCTTCAACCAAAG cTCCAGAGAAAGAAAGGCCTGCTCTGAGACCTGCAAGAAGCATGGACTCCCTCAGCTCCCCATCCTATCCAAATGAAG GTACCAGGCGTCCTGGCCAGCGCCCTCCTTCCACCAGCATGTCTCCCCTTGTCACTACCACCCCTCAGGCTGTCTCTGAGCTCCCAGTATCTTCAGGTGGATTAGGTGCCAGTGAATATGCTGTGACCTACCGCAGGGGAACAGGGCTAGTAAGCGGTGGTGCAGGCGTACAGGGTACCTACACAGCTCTTGATCCAGAAGGTTTAGGATTAGCAGGCAATGATACTGTCCAGTCCAGATCTCCAGGAATATCCACTAAAGCTGGTCGGAGAGCAGCCATGCACATCACAGGACCCACCATGGTTACTGTGCCACTACATATCACCTCTAACCTGGCTTTAGGGGTTCTTCAAGGGGGCGGAGCTGACAGGATCATACAACGTAGAGACAAAAACGGGGGTGACAAGGCGGGAGCAGAAAAGGCAGCGAAAAAGGTAAGCAGAGTAATGGAATGGAATGTGGAAGAAAccaagaaggaggaggaggaagtgaaAAGTGAAAAGGAGAAAAGCAGTGCAGAAGACGTGGAGACGACAGAGGATTCGGTGGCAGCAGGTGGTGCTGAGGAGAAAACGGAAAAAGGAGCAGAAGAGAAAGGAGATGAACCTAAGAGACAACGAGCCAAAAGCCTCCTGTCCAACTCAGAAGAAGATAACAAAG aaatgaaagttAGTGAGACGTCCGAGCTTCAGCCAGAGGACACTCAGCATGAAGATAATGGAGAGTTCAATGCTTCTGATGTTCTCAACTCAACAGAGGTGGCAGGCGACAACCAGAATATGTTTGGCTACATTCAAGACAACTTTGAATTCCTGGACCAAATGGACTGCAGTGGAATGGACCATATGGACTGCAGTGTCTcttatcag GTGCAGGAGTTCTCTGTTGAACCTCCTTGTCACTCAGACGATGAGTATGAATCAATGGCTCAAGTTCAGACTTCTCCTTGTCCTCCAGAGCCACAGTCACGCCTGCGTCCAGGCCCTCAAAGTCCCAGCGAGTCAAACCCACACAGACCGCTCAGTCTCGACTTGCACAGTCGACACACAAAATCCCTCAGCCTGCCTTACATGACCTCGCCTGTCCACGGACCGGATGAGTCTTCATCTGAAGACGAGGCTATGGGGGATGACATTGGTGATAACGAGTACAGTAGCGAGGAAGACGAGAGCATGTTCGTTAAAAGCCTTCCACCGGATTTCTTTTTGAACACAATCTCTGGGTTGGAACCTGAAACTGATGGAGAGGAAAGTTCCCCTCATGATAGCGTTTCTGTGCATTACATAGAGAGCTCTGAAGAAAGAGACTGCCAGTCACTGAAAACTGAACATTCGGCATGTACAGAAACAACTACGGGAGAGCGGGAGCAGGTAGAAGTGAACGACAGAGAAGATAAAAATGGACTGGATGAAAAGGAGATGATAGAAAAACAAGAGGAAACTAAAGTTCATCAGGAAGGAGACCAGCTGGAAAACGACGTGCAAAG CAGAGAAACAGAGGAACATCTGGATATTATGAAAGATACTGAAAGTGAAATATCCTCAACAACCTGCTGTACAGAGTTTCCACTGCCAGTCACCGAGGACGCTGACGAATCCAGCACTGTGGCTGGCACGAGCGTTGAGGAGGTGAAGGAAGTAGTTGAAATTGCTCACAGCGATTGTCCATCTCAGGAAATGATGAACCAGAAAGAAACTGAATCAACAAATCATACCAGAAGCTGTAATGGAGGGGGtacaacagagagagacaataaGGAGGGGGAGAATGGTGTGATATGCAATGAAATGGAGGACATGTGTGAACAGTTTGTACTGAAAATAGAGGAAAGTGACAAGAGAATGAGGGAAGAAACCTCAGAGGGAAAAGCTGACAGAGAACACGACAGTAGCAATGAGCAGGATACCCAAATCTGTGGGACACACAATGACATTTGGgaagaacttgaggacattgtATCTGAAGTGATAGAAGATGAGGAAAAGGCGCAGTCTGAGAGGGAGGGTGATGTTGGGCAAGAACATTTGGTAAAAGATGAACAGGACGAAGAGCACGGATCAAAGGAAATGGTGGAAGACGACAAAGAGGAGGCGAAGAAGACGGAAGGTATGATAGAAATAGACGGTGAACCAGTTGAGACGGCTGAAGGAGCGCCAACAAGTTTAGAAATGCAACAAGAGTTTAACGAAGATGAGACCCAGAGAGAAACTCATGAGAAGATGGCCAGCAAGGAAGACTCTCAGGAACATGTCACAGCAGAAGCGTTTTCAGATCAGCCAGAGAATGAGAGCGATGGTAAACAGACAGCCGATGAGCAACTTGAAACTGCGCCAAGTGAAGATAACCAATTTAAAGAGATGGGCTCTGATATGAAAGAGGGAAGAGAGAGTGAGAAGAGTGACGGCCCCTTAGAGGGTGTCGGAAGCACGCTGGTCTCCTCACAGCCGAAGATCTACCAAGTTAAAGCCGTGCCGGTGGTGCCTCCGAAGCCGCAGCACTGCAGAATCACCGCCCTGACCAtccgacagcagcagcagcaaagagagagaagagacgGCGACAGAGGGAGAGACAACACGCTGAGAGTCCCAGGAGAGCAGGACAAGGACGGAGACCAGAGCGACGAGGGCTCTGAGAAGAAAGAGAGTCCAAAGCTCAGGGGAGATAGCCGGGAGAGAGAGGTGAGGAGGGACAGGGCCGAAGTCAGAAACAGTCCCCTCAGCATGTGCTTTGATGAGGCTGTGGCCATTGCAACcatgaggagagagaaagagagggtgagagaaggagAGGCGGAGGCAGACGCGCTGGGGAAGTGA
- the si:dkeyp-68b7.12 gene encoding uncharacterized protein si:dkeyp-68b7.12 isoform X1 — protein MRRVRRKGGNKEKVFGCDLLEHLNTSGQEVPLVLRCCSEFVEHHGIVDGIYRLSGVSSNIQKLRGEFESDGNPELNKDLYLQDIHCVSSLCKAYFRELPNPLLTYQLYDKFAEAVAIQLEEERLVKIGDVLKELPAPHYRTLEFLMRHLVRMASYSSETNMHSRNLAIVWAPNLLRSKDIEATGFNGTAAFMEVRVQSIVVEFILTHVPQLFPDADISNERRKSLPSPSAFPNTEECLFRPVPTPACSYGNISPGDGPLPIRPYHAIIEGTDKRKGSLKGRKWMSIFNIGGRFPDPRRKHKPSTKAPEKERPALRPARSMDSLSSPSYPNEGTRRPGQRPPSTSMSPLVTTTPQAVSELPVSSGGLGASEYAVTYRRGTGLVSGGAGVQGTYTALDPEGLGLAGNDTVQSRSPGISTKAGRRAAMHITGPTMVTVPLHITSNLALGVLQGGGADRIIQRRDKNGGDKAGAEKAAKKVSRVMEWNVEETKKEEEEVKSEKEKSSAEDVETTEDSVAAGGAEEKTEKGAEEKGDEPKRQRAKSLLSNSEEDNKGDAKNAEQNVEDDEYMEMKVSETSELQPEDTQHEDNGEFNASDVLNSTEVAGDNQNMFGYIQDNFEFLDQMDCSGMDHMDCSVSYQVQEFSVEPPCHSDDEYESMAQVQTSPCPPEPQSRLRPGPQSPSESNPHRPLSLDLHSRHTKSLSLPYMTSPVHGPDESSSEDEAMGDDIGDNEYSSEEDESMFVKSLPPDFFLNTISGLEPETDGEESSPHDSVSVHYIESSEERDCQSLKTEHSACTETTTGEREQVEVNDREDKNGLDEKEMIEKQEETKVHQEGDQLENDVQSRETEEHLDIMKDTESEISSTTCCTEFPLPVTEDADESSTVAGTSVEEVKEVVEIAHSDCPSQEMMNQKETESTNHTRSCNGGGTTERDNKEGENGVICNEMEDMCEQFVLKIEESDKRMREETSEGKADREHDSSNEQDTQICGTHNDIWEELEDIVSEVIEDEEKAQSEREGDVGQEHLVKDEQDEEHGSKEMVEDDKEEAKKTEGMIEIDGEPVETAEGAPTSLEMQQEFNEDETQRETHEKMASKEDSQEHVTAEAFSDQPENESDGKQTADEQLETAPSEDNQFKEMGSDMKEGRESEKSDGPLEGVGSTLVSSQPKIYQVKAVPVVPPKPQHCRITALTIRQQQQQRERRDGDRGRDNTLRVPGEQDKDGDQSDEGSEKKESPKLRGDSREREVRRDRAEVRNSPLSMCFDEAVAIATMRREKERVREGEAEADALGK, from the exons ATGAGGAGAGTTCGAAGAaaagggggcaacaaagagaagGTGTTTGGATGTGATCTGTTGGAGCATCTAAATACCTCTGGTCAAGAGG TTCCACTGGTGCTGCGATGCTGCAGTGAGTTTGTGGAGCATCATGGGATTGTTGATGGGATCTACAGGTTGTCTGGAGTGTCATCCAATATCCAGAAACTCAG GGGTGAGTTTGAGAGTGATGGAAATCCTGAACTGAACAAGGATTTGTACCTGCAGGACATCCACTGTGTCAGCTCTTTGTGTAAAGCTTATTTCAGAGAGCTGCCCAACCCTCTGCTCACATATCAGCTGTATGACAAATTTGCT GAAGCTGTGGCCATCCAGCTAGAGGAGGAGAGGCTAGTAAAGATCGGTGATGTCCTGAAAGAGCTACCAGCACCTCATTACAG GACTCTGGAGTTTCTCATGCGTCATCTTGTCAGAATGGCCTCGTATTCGTCAGAAACCAACATGCACTCCAGGAACCTGGCCATTGTCTGGGCCCCCAACCTGCTCAG GTCTAAAGACATTGAAGCGACAGGATTCAATGGCACTGCGGCCTTCATGGAGGTCAGGGTCCAGTCCATCGTGGTGGAGTTCATTCTCACACACGTCCCTCAGCTGTTTCCCGATGCAG ACATATCAAACGAGAGAAGGAAGTCCCTCCCATCCCCATCAGCATTCCCCAACACGGAGGAATGTTTATTCCGGCCTGTTCCCACCCCAGCTTGTAGCTATGGGAACATCAGTCCAGGAGATGGTCCACTTCCCATAAGACCTTACCATGCCATCATTGAAGGCACAGACAA GAGGAAAGGATCCCTTAAAGGCAGGAAGTGGATGTCCATCTTTAACATTGGAGGACGATTCCCGGATCCACGGCGAAAACACAAACCTTCAACCAAAG cTCCAGAGAAAGAAAGGCCTGCTCTGAGACCTGCAAGAAGCATGGACTCCCTCAGCTCCCCATCCTATCCAAATGAAG GTACCAGGCGTCCTGGCCAGCGCCCTCCTTCCACCAGCATGTCTCCCCTTGTCACTACCACCCCTCAGGCTGTCTCTGAGCTCCCAGTATCTTCAGGTGGATTAGGTGCCAGTGAATATGCTGTGACCTACCGCAGGGGAACAGGGCTAGTAAGCGGTGGTGCAGGCGTACAGGGTACCTACACAGCTCTTGATCCAGAAGGTTTAGGATTAGCAGGCAATGATACTGTCCAGTCCAGATCTCCAGGAATATCCACTAAAGCTGGTCGGAGAGCAGCCATGCACATCACAGGACCCACCATGGTTACTGTGCCACTACATATCACCTCTAACCTGGCTTTAGGGGTTCTTCAAGGGGGCGGAGCTGACAGGATCATACAACGTAGAGACAAAAACGGGGGTGACAAGGCGGGAGCAGAAAAGGCAGCGAAAAAGGTAAGCAGAGTAATGGAATGGAATGTGGAAGAAAccaagaaggaggaggaggaagtgaaAAGTGAAAAGGAGAAAAGCAGTGCAGAAGACGTGGAGACGACAGAGGATTCGGTGGCAGCAGGTGGTGCTGAGGAGAAAACGGAAAAAGGAGCAGAAGAGAAAGGAGATGAACCTAAGAGACAACGAGCCAAAAGCCTCCTGTCCAACTCAGAAGAAGATAACAAAGGTGATGCCAAAAATGCTGAACAAAATGTTGAAGATGATGAATATATGG aaatgaaagttAGTGAGACGTCCGAGCTTCAGCCAGAGGACACTCAGCATGAAGATAATGGAGAGTTCAATGCTTCTGATGTTCTCAACTCAACAGAGGTGGCAGGCGACAACCAGAATATGTTTGGCTACATTCAAGACAACTTTGAATTCCTGGACCAAATGGACTGCAGTGGAATGGACCATATGGACTGCAGTGTCTcttatcag GTGCAGGAGTTCTCTGTTGAACCTCCTTGTCACTCAGACGATGAGTATGAATCAATGGCTCAAGTTCAGACTTCTCCTTGTCCTCCAGAGCCACAGTCACGCCTGCGTCCAGGCCCTCAAAGTCCCAGCGAGTCAAACCCACACAGACCGCTCAGTCTCGACTTGCACAGTCGACACACAAAATCCCTCAGCCTGCCTTACATGACCTCGCCTGTCCACGGACCGGATGAGTCTTCATCTGAAGACGAGGCTATGGGGGATGACATTGGTGATAACGAGTACAGTAGCGAGGAAGACGAGAGCATGTTCGTTAAAAGCCTTCCACCGGATTTCTTTTTGAACACAATCTCTGGGTTGGAACCTGAAACTGATGGAGAGGAAAGTTCCCCTCATGATAGCGTTTCTGTGCATTACATAGAGAGCTCTGAAGAAAGAGACTGCCAGTCACTGAAAACTGAACATTCGGCATGTACAGAAACAACTACGGGAGAGCGGGAGCAGGTAGAAGTGAACGACAGAGAAGATAAAAATGGACTGGATGAAAAGGAGATGATAGAAAAACAAGAGGAAACTAAAGTTCATCAGGAAGGAGACCAGCTGGAAAACGACGTGCAAAG CAGAGAAACAGAGGAACATCTGGATATTATGAAAGATACTGAAAGTGAAATATCCTCAACAACCTGCTGTACAGAGTTTCCACTGCCAGTCACCGAGGACGCTGACGAATCCAGCACTGTGGCTGGCACGAGCGTTGAGGAGGTGAAGGAAGTAGTTGAAATTGCTCACAGCGATTGTCCATCTCAGGAAATGATGAACCAGAAAGAAACTGAATCAACAAATCATACCAGAAGCTGTAATGGAGGGGGtacaacagagagagacaataaGGAGGGGGAGAATGGTGTGATATGCAATGAAATGGAGGACATGTGTGAACAGTTTGTACTGAAAATAGAGGAAAGTGACAAGAGAATGAGGGAAGAAACCTCAGAGGGAAAAGCTGACAGAGAACACGACAGTAGCAATGAGCAGGATACCCAAATCTGTGGGACACACAATGACATTTGGgaagaacttgaggacattgtATCTGAAGTGATAGAAGATGAGGAAAAGGCGCAGTCTGAGAGGGAGGGTGATGTTGGGCAAGAACATTTGGTAAAAGATGAACAGGACGAAGAGCACGGATCAAAGGAAATGGTGGAAGACGACAAAGAGGAGGCGAAGAAGACGGAAGGTATGATAGAAATAGACGGTGAACCAGTTGAGACGGCTGAAGGAGCGCCAACAAGTTTAGAAATGCAACAAGAGTTTAACGAAGATGAGACCCAGAGAGAAACTCATGAGAAGATGGCCAGCAAGGAAGACTCTCAGGAACATGTCACAGCAGAAGCGTTTTCAGATCAGCCAGAGAATGAGAGCGATGGTAAACAGACAGCCGATGAGCAACTTGAAACTGCGCCAAGTGAAGATAACCAATTTAAAGAGATGGGCTCTGATATGAAAGAGGGAAGAGAGAGTGAGAAGAGTGACGGCCCCTTAGAGGGTGTCGGAAGCACGCTGGTCTCCTCACAGCCGAAGATCTACCAAGTTAAAGCCGTGCCGGTGGTGCCTCCGAAGCCGCAGCACTGCAGAATCACCGCCCTGACCAtccgacagcagcagcagcaaagagagagaagagacgGCGACAGAGGGAGAGACAACACGCTGAGAGTCCCAGGAGAGCAGGACAAGGACGGAGACCAGAGCGACGAGGGCTCTGAGAAGAAAGAGAGTCCAAAGCTCAGGGGAGATAGCCGGGAGAGAGAGGTGAGGAGGGACAGGGCCGAAGTCAGAAACAGTCCCCTCAGCATGTGCTTTGATGAGGCTGTGGCCATTGCAACcatgaggagagagaaagagagggtgagagaaggagAGGCGGAGGCAGACGCGCTGGGGAAGTGA